One Mesorhizobium sp. L-2-11 genomic region harbors:
- a CDS encoding UDP-glucuronic acid decarboxylase family protein — protein sequence MRRSRRTQRTRTALVAGGAGFLGSHLCETLLQAGCRVICVDNFLTGRMENIVSLLDSPRFRLIEQDICRPLDLAEPVDRIFNLACAASPPRYQADPIHTTRTCVIGTLNLLELAARDNARFLQASTSEVYGDPEQHPQREDYVGHANCTGPRACYDEGKRTAETLCFDYLRTEMADIRVARIFNTYGPRMDPADGRIVSNLVMQALEKRPLTIFGDGLQTWSFCYVSDLVDGLVRLMDVDPNPRQPVNLGNPGEFTVLQLAGLVRDMTHSSSVFKFLPLPQDDPRRRQPDISRAKALLDWSPKVPLKQGLMQTISYFTELEASRNEDRISPIATSVRSASGRLQNLPA from the coding sequence ATGCGGCGATCAAGAAGGACGCAACGGACCAGAACGGCGCTTGTCGCCGGCGGCGCGGGTTTCCTCGGTTCGCATCTTTGCGAAACACTGCTTCAGGCCGGGTGCCGGGTGATCTGTGTCGACAATTTTCTTACCGGTCGGATGGAGAACATCGTCTCGCTGCTGGACAGTCCTCGTTTCCGGCTGATCGAGCAGGATATTTGTCGACCATTGGACCTTGCTGAGCCGGTCGACCGCATTTTCAACCTGGCGTGCGCAGCATCGCCGCCGCGCTACCAGGCCGATCCAATCCACACCACGCGAACCTGCGTGATCGGAACCCTCAATCTGCTTGAGCTCGCCGCCCGAGACAATGCGCGCTTCCTGCAGGCATCGACAAGCGAAGTGTATGGCGATCCCGAACAGCACCCGCAAAGGGAAGACTATGTCGGTCACGCGAACTGCACCGGTCCTCGTGCCTGCTATGACGAGGGCAAGCGAACCGCCGAAACCCTGTGCTTCGACTATTTGAGAACCGAAATGGCCGACATCCGGGTCGCGCGCATCTTCAACACCTATGGTCCGAGGATGGATCCTGCCGACGGCCGGATCGTCTCGAATCTGGTAATGCAGGCGCTCGAGAAGAGGCCACTGACGATTTTCGGCGACGGGCTGCAGACCTGGTCGTTCTGCTACGTCTCCGATCTGGTCGACGGCCTGGTCCGCCTGATGGATGTCGACCCCAATCCGCGCCAACCGGTCAATCTGGGCAATCCCGGGGAATTCACCGTTCTTCAACTGGCGGGATTGGTGAGGGATATGACCCATAGCAGCTCGGTCTTCAAATTCCTGCCACTGCCGCAGGACGACCCTCGCCGGCGGCAACCGGACATTTCCCGTGCAAAAGCCCTTCTCGACTGGTCGCCAAAGGTACCGCTCAAGCAAGGCCTGATGCAGACGATCAGCTATTTTACGGAGCTCGAGGCCAGCCGTAACGAGGACCGAATTTCCCCAATTGCGACAAGCGTGAGGTCCGCTTCAGGCCGGCTGCAAAACCTGCCGGCCTGA
- a CDS encoding TIGR04295 family B12-binding domain-containing radical SAM protein, with product MKIALVNPFWTYEDSIYFGCRQPHLPLELGYSKALLEADGHQVLMLDGQIQKLDNAALADRVAAFAPAMTVVSTAPTYLFWRCAPPELRVPADFLNRLAGRGGHTVAVGPHGSATPAPTLRKLGVDVVVRGECEEVVAELARSDDWSAVPHTARFYEGTLVGDGGVHASSFVDHPPLSWPSDWIAAHLHHHHRFDDDQLGFGAEVEASRGCPYNCSFCAKIDFRDAYRRRNHDAITAEIDRLIGQGVGYIYFIDEIFLPQKALLEALVDRDVKFGVQTRIDLWKPELLELLGAAGCVSIEAGLESLTVEGRAMLAKRCRLDTEELAALLVNARRHVPFVQANLIGVVEDDPALVDHWRKHLIDRGVWANEPVPLYPYPSSPSYRELWGEPDDLAWERAHEHYLASFQTFSDIQEKRPRALAELEVTCCSH from the coding sequence ATGAAAATCGCCCTGGTCAATCCGTTCTGGACCTACGAGGACAGCATCTATTTCGGCTGCCGCCAGCCACATCTGCCGCTGGAACTGGGCTACTCGAAAGCCTTGCTGGAGGCCGACGGCCACCAGGTGCTGATGCTGGACGGGCAAATCCAGAAGCTGGACAACGCAGCACTTGCCGATCGCGTCGCCGCCTTCGCACCGGCGATGACCGTCGTCAGCACGGCGCCCACTTATCTGTTTTGGCGCTGCGCGCCGCCCGAGCTGCGTGTGCCCGCCGACTTCCTCAACCGCCTCGCCGGGCGCGGCGGCCACACAGTGGCTGTCGGGCCGCACGGCTCGGCGACGCCGGCGCCGACGCTGCGCAAGCTGGGCGTCGATGTCGTCGTGCGCGGCGAATGCGAAGAGGTCGTCGCCGAACTCGCCCGCAGTGACGATTGGAGCGCCGTGCCCCACACCGCTCGTTTCTACGAGGGAACACTTGTCGGCGATGGCGGCGTTCATGCCAGTTCGTTTGTCGATCATCCGCCGCTCAGCTGGCCGTCCGATTGGATTGCCGCGCATTTGCACCATCACCACCGGTTCGACGACGATCAGCTGGGCTTCGGAGCCGAGGTCGAGGCGTCTCGCGGCTGCCCCTACAATTGCAGCTTCTGCGCCAAGATCGATTTCCGCGACGCCTACCGCCGCAGGAACCACGATGCGATCACCGCTGAAATCGATCGGCTGATCGGGCAAGGCGTCGGCTACATCTATTTTATCGACGAGATCTTCCTGCCGCAGAAGGCGCTGCTGGAGGCACTGGTCGATCGCGACGTCAAGTTCGGCGTGCAGACCCGCATCGATCTTTGGAAGCCGGAGCTCCTGGAACTGCTGGGTGCCGCCGGCTGCGTTTCGATCGAAGCCGGCCTTGAAAGCCTGACGGTGGAAGGCCGGGCCATGCTGGCAAAGCGTTGCCGGCTGGACACCGAGGAACTGGCCGCTTTGCTGGTCAATGCACGACGTCACGTTCCGTTCGTCCAGGCCAATCTGATCGGCGTCGTCGAGGACGATCCGGCTCTGGTCGATCATTGGCGCAAGCACCTCATTGACCGCGGCGTGTGGGCCAACGAGCCGGTGCCGCTCTATCCCTACCCAAGTTCGCCCAGCTATCGCGAGCTTTGGGGCGAGCCCGACGATCTCGCCTGGGAGCGCGCCCACGAGCATTACCTGGCCTCGTTCCAGACGTTCAGCGACATCCAGGAGAAGCGCCCGCGAGCGCTGGCCGAGTTGGAGGTGACATGTTGCAGTCACTGA
- a CDS encoding CgeB family protein, giving the protein MKIAFYGSSLLSSYWNGAATYYRGLLKALSQLGYEITFYEPDVYDRQKNRDIEAPDWCNVVIYEATPHALMQVAASAGEADIVVKASGVGFEDDALLRAVLDHARTDALTVFWDVDAPATLGQLRDEPDHPLHRALREIDLVLTYGGGDPVVWAYRALGAAECVPIYNALDPETHHPVAKDKRFACDLAFLGNRLPDREARVEAFFLDPASRSGDQRFLLGGSGWGDKQLPPNVAWLGHVGTRDHNAFNVTPKAVLNISRDSMAANGFSPATRVFEAAGAGACLITDAWLGVELFLAPGEEILVARDGNDVTEIMRTLTPQRARAIGASALRRVLAEHTYALRAAVADAVFRRHFERPTVEAAE; this is encoded by the coding sequence ATGAAGATTGCATTTTATGGATCGAGCCTGCTGTCGTCCTATTGGAACGGCGCGGCGACCTATTACCGCGGATTGCTCAAGGCTCTTTCTCAGCTCGGCTACGAGATCACTTTCTATGAACCGGACGTCTACGACCGGCAGAAGAACCGCGATATCGAGGCACCGGACTGGTGCAACGTCGTCATCTACGAGGCGACCCCGCATGCGCTGATGCAGGTGGCAGCAAGCGCAGGCGAAGCCGACATCGTCGTCAAGGCGAGCGGAGTTGGCTTCGAAGACGACGCGCTTTTGCGCGCCGTGCTCGACCACGCCCGGACGGATGCGCTGACAGTGTTCTGGGATGTCGACGCACCGGCCACTCTGGGCCAATTGCGCGACGAGCCGGATCATCCCCTGCACCGCGCTTTGCGGGAGATCGACCTTGTCCTCACCTATGGCGGCGGCGATCCGGTCGTCTGGGCTTATCGTGCCCTGGGGGCTGCCGAATGCGTGCCGATCTACAATGCGCTCGATCCCGAAACGCACCATCCGGTCGCGAAGGACAAGCGTTTCGCCTGCGACCTTGCCTTTCTCGGCAACCGCCTGCCGGACCGTGAAGCGCGCGTCGAAGCTTTCTTCCTTGATCCGGCCAGCCGTTCGGGCGATCAGCGTTTCCTGCTCGGCGGATCGGGTTGGGGTGACAAGCAGCTACCGCCAAATGTCGCATGGCTCGGCCACGTCGGGACGCGCGACCACAATGCGTTCAATGTCACCCCCAAGGCGGTGCTGAACATCAGCCGCGACAGCATGGCCGCCAACGGCTTTTCGCCTGCCACGCGGGTCTTCGAGGCTGCGGGTGCCGGCGCATGCCTCATCACCGACGCCTGGCTCGGCGTCGAATTGTTCCTGGCCCCTGGGGAAGAGATCCTCGTGGCGCGCGATGGCAACGATGTCACTGAGATCATGCGCACCCTCACCCCCCAGCGGGCAAGGGCGATCGGCGCATCTGCGCTTCGGCGTGTTCTCGCCGAGCATACCTATGCGTTAAGGGCCGCTGTGGCCGACGCTGTCTTCAGGCGTCATTTCGAGCGCCCTACCGTGGAGGCAGCCGAATGA
- a CDS encoding CgeB family protein, with amino-acid sequence MRFLFYTHSVVSDWNHGNAHFLRGIMRELVARGHQAIALEPADGWSRSNLLAERGPFAVERFRKDFPDLMSVTYDASFDHEGWIAGADVVIVHEWTDPGLVERIGRTRANGGGFTLLFHDTHHRAVSATQAISALRLEHYDGVLAFGEALRESYLRAGWGKRAFTWHEAADERLFKPHPEIAPTADLIWIGNWGDDERSAEIKEFLIDPVEELGLAGTVHGVRYPREALADLAAAGLGYEGWIANADVPKAFAAHRVTVHIPRRPYRENLPGIPTIRMFEALACGIPLVSAPWADVEQLFRPGIDFLFARDGSEMRRHLRDLLDDADLAASLVRSGLETIRRRHTCRHRADELFDVLADCGNRQAIDRIVIEETVA; translated from the coding sequence ATGCGGTTTCTGTTCTATACCCATTCGGTCGTTTCCGACTGGAACCACGGCAACGCGCATTTCCTGCGCGGCATCATGCGGGAGCTGGTTGCACGCGGGCACCAGGCGATCGCGCTGGAGCCAGCAGACGGCTGGAGCCGTTCGAACCTGCTGGCAGAGAGAGGGCCCTTCGCGGTCGAGCGCTTCAGAAAGGATTTTCCGGATCTGATGTCGGTGACCTACGACGCCTCCTTCGACCATGAAGGCTGGATTGCCGGCGCCGATGTGGTGATCGTCCACGAATGGACCGACCCGGGCCTTGTCGAGCGCATCGGCAGGACCAGGGCGAATGGAGGAGGCTTTACGCTTCTGTTCCACGACACCCACCATCGCGCCGTCTCGGCGACGCAGGCGATCTCGGCTCTGCGGCTCGAGCATTATGACGGCGTGCTCGCCTTCGGCGAGGCGTTGCGGGAAAGCTACCTTCGTGCCGGCTGGGGCAAACGTGCCTTCACCTGGCACGAGGCGGCCGATGAGCGCCTGTTCAAGCCGCATCCGGAGATCGCCCCTACAGCCGACCTGATCTGGATCGGCAACTGGGGTGATGACGAGCGCAGTGCCGAAATCAAGGAATTCCTGATCGATCCAGTGGAAGAGCTTGGCCTGGCTGGCACTGTTCATGGCGTGCGCTATCCACGCGAAGCGCTCGCCGATCTTGCCGCCGCCGGCCTGGGTTACGAAGGCTGGATTGCCAATGCCGACGTGCCCAAGGCATTCGCCGCCCACCGCGTTACCGTCCACATCCCGCGGCGCCCATACCGCGAGAATCTGCCCGGCATCCCGACGATCCGCATGTTCGAGGCGCTCGCCTGTGGCATCCCGCTCGTTTCGGCGCCTTGGGCCGATGTCGAACAACTCTTCAGGCCAGGCATCGACTTTCTTTTCGCGCGCGACGGATCCGAGATGCGCCGTCATCTTCGCGACCTGCTGGACGATGCTGACCTGGCCGCCTCTCTGGTGAGATCCGGCCTCGAAACCATTCGGAGGCGACACACTTGCCGGCACCGGGCCGACGAGTTGTTCGACGTGCTCGCCGATTGCGGCAACCGCCAAGCCATCGATCGCATCGTTATAGAGGAGACAGTCGCATGA
- a CDS encoding CgeB family protein encodes MTRQLDIVFLGLSLSSSWGNGHATTFRGLLKGLHQLGHRITFLERDVPWYANHRDLRDPDFCRLRYYETTNDLRRTYAGCLQQADVVVVGSFVPEGRAVIDIVASLCTGQFCFFDIDTPVTLAKLAADDCDYLCRRQIPYFDVYFSFTGGPTLARLAADFGARRAEPLYCSVDPERHRRTADPICWDLGYLGTYSSDRQATLDALLLEPARRMPDRRFVVAGSQFPSETVWPSNVDRIEHLPPADHASFYSRQRYTLDVTRSSMIAAGWSPSVRLFEAAACGTAIISDRWTGLDSFFPTATINTAGQAEEVIDILSSQPDRVRLAMAKRARATILAAHTSAARAREFVSLLARPGSARPALDLDIESAA; translated from the coding sequence ATGACCAGGCAGCTCGATATCGTCTTTCTTGGCCTGTCCTTGTCCTCTTCATGGGGAAACGGCCACGCCACGACCTTTCGCGGCTTGCTCAAGGGCCTGCACCAGCTTGGCCATCGCATCACCTTCCTCGAGCGCGACGTGCCATGGTACGCGAACCATCGCGATCTGCGTGACCCGGATTTCTGCAGGTTGCGCTACTACGAAACGACGAACGATCTTCGTCGGACCTATGCCGGCTGCCTGCAGCAGGCCGATGTCGTGGTGGTCGGATCGTTCGTTCCGGAGGGGCGAGCCGTCATCGACATCGTCGCCTCCCTGTGCACGGGCCAGTTCTGCTTCTTCGACATCGACACGCCGGTCACGCTGGCAAAGCTCGCCGCGGACGATTGCGACTACCTATGCCGCCGGCAAATTCCGTATTTCGATGTCTATTTCTCATTCACCGGCGGGCCAACGCTCGCCCGTTTGGCGGCGGATTTTGGTGCACGGCGCGCCGAGCCGCTCTACTGCTCCGTCGACCCGGAGCGGCATCGCCGAACGGCCGATCCAATCTGCTGGGATCTTGGCTATCTCGGAACCTACAGCTCGGACCGGCAGGCGACACTGGATGCTCTCCTGCTCGAACCGGCAAGACGCATGCCGGACCGTCGCTTCGTCGTGGCCGGCTCGCAATTTCCGTCCGAGACCGTCTGGCCAAGCAATGTCGATCGCATCGAGCACTTGCCGCCGGCGGACCACGCCTCGTTCTACAGCCGCCAACGCTATACGTTGGACGTCACACGCAGCTCCATGATAGCGGCTGGGTGGTCCCCCAGCGTACGCCTGTTCGAGGCGGCGGCCTGTGGCACCGCGATCATCAGCGATCGCTGGACCGGTCTGGACAGCTTCTTTCCGACAGCCACGATCAACACGGCCGGCCAAGCCGAAGAGGTGATCGATATCCTGTCCAGCCAACCCGACCGCGTCAGGCTGGCTATGGCCAAGCGAGCGCGTGCAACGATCCTGGCGGCACATACAAGCGCCGCGAGAGCCCGCGAGTTCGTTTCGCTGCTGGCGCGGCCAGGATCGGCACGTCCAGCTCTCGATCTGGACATCGAAAGTGCAGCATGA
- a CDS encoding glycosyltransferase family 4 protein gives MLQSLIRRPRRILMTVDAVGGVWRYALDLARELAHAGDSIVLAGLGPGPSAAQAKEAQAFADLAWLKTPPDWMTRNEDDLEMLPQEVRALVGDYAIDLVHLNAPTQAVGLDLPCPVVTVSHSCVVTWLHAVRGQAVDGEWAWQRDRNRRGFDWANAVVAPSRSHADMLEACYGPIARLSVVSNGARPGPKAERREPVVLAAARWWDEAKNAATLDQAAALTKWPVFAAGPLEGGDRQRANFSNVVPLGPVCHDEVRRLMAGAGIFVSPSVYEPFGLAALEAATSATPLVLADIPTYRELWNGAAMFYDVHDPRDLARCVDGLSDDTQHRRRLGDAAARRARKFSPERQAAAMRDIYHRAAPAVAER, from the coding sequence ATGTTGCAGTCACTGATCCGCCGCCCGCGGCGAATCCTGATGACCGTCGATGCCGTCGGCGGCGTCTGGCGCTACGCGCTCGATCTGGCGCGGGAGTTGGCTCATGCCGGCGACAGCATCGTGCTCGCCGGGCTAGGCCCGGGACCGTCCGCAGCGCAGGCGAAGGAGGCGCAGGCTTTCGCTGATTTGGCGTGGCTCAAGACACCGCCGGACTGGATGACCCGCAATGAGGACGATCTGGAAATGTTGCCGCAGGAAGTGCGCGCGCTTGTTGGCGACTACGCGATCGACCTCGTCCATCTCAATGCGCCGACCCAGGCCGTGGGACTTGATCTGCCCTGCCCGGTCGTGACGGTCTCGCACTCATGCGTTGTGACCTGGCTCCACGCCGTCAGGGGACAGGCTGTGGACGGCGAATGGGCCTGGCAGAGGGACCGCAACAGACGTGGTTTCGATTGGGCCAATGCGGTAGTCGCGCCCAGCCGCAGCCATGCCGACATGCTCGAGGCCTGTTACGGGCCGATCGCCCGGCTGAGCGTTGTCAGCAACGGCGCACGGCCGGGTCCAAAGGCAGAGAGGCGCGAACCAGTGGTTCTCGCCGCCGCGCGCTGGTGGGACGAAGCAAAGAACGCAGCTACGCTGGACCAGGCAGCAGCACTGACGAAATGGCCGGTCTTTGCTGCCGGGCCGCTCGAGGGCGGCGATCGCCAACGCGCCAATTTCAGCAATGTCGTTCCTCTGGGTCCTGTCTGCCACGATGAGGTGCGTCGCTTGATGGCGGGGGCCGGCATCTTCGTATCGCCGTCCGTCTATGAACCCTTTGGCCTTGCCGCACTGGAGGCAGCGACGTCCGCAACGCCTTTGGTGCTCGCCGACATCCCGACCTATCGCGAATTGTGGAATGGCGCGGCCATGTTCTACGACGTGCATGATCCTCGCGATCTCGCCAGATGTGTCGATGGTCTCTCTGACGACACCCAACACAGGCGCCGGCTCGGCGACGCCGCCGCACGCCGGGCGCGCAAGTTTTCGCCGGAAAGGCAGGCGGCGGCCATGCGCGACATCTACCATCGGGCCGCGCCGGCCGTTGCGGAACGCTGA